A genomic stretch from Eretmochelys imbricata isolate rEreImb1 chromosome 24, rEreImb1.hap1, whole genome shotgun sequence includes:
- the LOC144279833 gene encoding serum amyloid P-component-like, giving the protein MEKLQLWLFVLAGLSGAVAQSDLCGQVFVFPKESADAHVILNMNNNGTLQTFTMCLRYFTDLTRAFSLFSYATRARDNEILLYKDKPGELSLYVGGEPVTFKVPENKGTSTGWEHVYASWESATGIAELWVNGSPLPRKGLKKGYAINNQGVLIWAQDQDSFGGGFDAKLSFVGEIADVYM; this is encoded by the exons ATGGAGAAGCTGCAGCTTTGGCTCTTCGTCCTCGCTGGCCTCTCAGGAGCCGTCGCCCAGTCAG ATCTCTGTGGGCAGGTGTTTGTTTTTCCAAAGGAGTCTGCTGATGCCCATGTTATCCTGAACATGAACAACAATGGTACTCTGCAGACCTTCACCATGTGTCTGAGATATTTCACTGACCTGACCCGGGCCTTCAGCCTGTTCTCCTACGCTACCAGGGCCAGAGATAACGAGATCCTCCTCTACAAAGACAAGCCCGGAGAGCTCAGCCTGTATGTTGGGGGGGAACCGGTGACCTTCAAAGTCCCAGAAAACAAAGGCACAAGCACTGGCTGGGAGCATGTTTATGCCAGCTGGGAATCCGCCACAGGTATAGCCGAGCTCTGGGTGAACGGGAGTCCCTTACCCAGGAAGGGGCTGAAGAAAGGCTACGCTATCAACAACCAGGGTGTGCTCATCTGGGCGCAGGATCAGGACTCCTTTGGGGGTGGATTTGATGCCAAGCTGTCATTTGTAGGGGAAATTGCTGATGTGTACATGTAG